A stretch of the Ornithodoros turicata isolate Travis chromosome 4, ASM3712646v1, whole genome shotgun sequence genome encodes the following:
- the LOC135390904 gene encoding tonsoku-like protein: MSMSLKSIDEQIATAKRYNDTKAVCGLYISKGDALMDTCPEQAIEEYSEALQLLRGLDSDDEMLAHRRLGECYITLANFEQSRRHLKNYLDLATEKDNLVEQQRAWTTIGRSHHAQHLHDSSSNSGKLALDAYMKSLQLAQDLRDVLSDGREYSEMKGRAMYNIALLKSNDEAIPILESALYLFKKHNLNEDLCRCLSHLIDTHLDRGEGNAALQLCDKYLEVARNIKREDYKCRAYLMKGIAQLHVGDWEEARESLKRAYRKKPKVEEKARVMRYLKLSTVLREYSVELEYAKTSSEKCRLHEKVADVLIKFNLYSGAVKHYRLAVDTGIIANVDSKKLADLHASIATTYKDLKSYKLALEHFERELSYRTEEPQEAADTKMLMAQVVMAMSPKETARIRSILSEALQLYRSVGNADSEEKCLRALKSLEEESRIPANESDDEGTSTQSTEFSDIDEEEISECSDSDPEIDALVPKRRCKSIDTKVNYKGETPLHLAAIEGNLKRVRQLLKLNHSVNVRDNCGWTPLHEAANHGHLEVCKCLVEVGRANVNDPGGEACDGVTPLHDAIYTENLDVALYLLENGACVNARTTADKKTPLDLLQRVKKKHGENLSAEDKNLIRDVERVLLEKTSQVGSSLSATSSIRSEEEPDADISEFVSSEPDSNDARDVSRSERIKVPEAFVEEGEEDWCIDDLPKPKSKPKHLRQTKLNISRKRSNSSNCTSRSKVRKTAARNYEMEQETFQVDSDDAPAEEVDVAMQEVPHPPKAMQIRPSLRVRICDKLLLVPAPAEKSVGWLAEEASERYYQLVGIRPKLNITLSDGAVVSASDALQCLLDCGSLNIIGEVVSWNMPPLVERYTSACEKAGTSALENLIPVLEECESRGAFNLHFAYIPHVEQIFSVLRHQQNLHTLDIRGTRLNAASVATLASCLTTLQSLYSLGLRCTGLTSELLRVVADSSSEKIGALKLDLSFNYIGHDGGTTLGMFLARFPKLKTLELSDCSISDFGTSLRSLSTLEKLDVSNNPLSEGTAVVLSLVIKNSALKSLNIANCFSCLRTTPLSTLFADSSCGVREINLSCCNLEADDVRALTTYLPRGSLMKLDVTGNPSLSRSSLDVLCAELAGVKIIADAVR, from the coding sequence ATGTCCATGTCACTGAAGAGCATCGACGAACAAATCGCTACTGCCAAGCGTTACAATGACACCAAAGCGGTTTGCGGCTTGTACATAAGCAAGGGCGATGCTCTCATGGATACCTGTCCTGAACAGGCTATCGAGGAGTACTCCGAAGCCCTGCAGTTACTGCGAGGCCTTGACAGTGATGACGAAATGCTCGCGCACCGAAGACTCGGCGAATGCTATATCACCCTCGCGAATTTCGAGCAGTCCCGGAGGCACTTGAAGAACTACCTCGATCTGGCAACAGAGAAAGATAACCTGGTCGAACAGCAGCGAGCTTGGACTACCATCGGCCGATCTCACCATGCACAGCACCTCCACGACTCGTCTTCAAACTCCGGGAAGTTGGCCTTAGACGCGTACATGAAGTCCTTGCAACTCGCCCAAGACTTACGGGACGTGTTATCCGACGGTCGTGAATATAGCGAAATGAAAGGTAGGGCTATGTACAATATAGCCCTCCTTAAAAGTAAcgatgaagcaattccaatttTGGAATCGGCACTTTACCTTTTCAAAAAGCATAACCTCAACGAAGACCTCTGTCGTTGTTTATCGCACTTGATCGACACGCATCTCGACCGCGGAGAAGGGAATGCCGCCCTACAGCTTTGTGACAAGTACTTGGAAGTGGCCCGAAATATCAAGCGGGAAGATTACAAATGCCGCGCCTATTTAATGAAGGGAATTGCTCAGTTGCACGTCGGCGACTGGGAGGAGGCACGGGAATCACTGAAGAGAGCGTATAGGAAAAAACCGAAAGTCGAGGAGAAGGCTAGAGTTATGCGCTACCTCAAGTTATCAACGGTGCTCAGAGAATATTCTGTAGAGCTGGAGTACGCAAAGACGTCGTCCGAGAAGTGTAGGCTGCACGAGAAAGTTGCGGATGTGCTCATAAAGTTCAACTTGTACAGTGGTGCCGTCAAGCATTATAGACTCGCTGTTGATACCGGTATTATTGCTAACGTCGACTCGAAGAAACTTGCGGACTTACATGCTTCTATTGCCACCACTTATAAAGATCTCAAAAGCTACAAACTAGCCCTCGAACATTTCGAAAGGGAGCTTTCGTATCGGACAGAAGAGCCACAGGAAGCGGCCGATACGAAGATGCTTATGGCTCAAGTTGTGATGGCGATGTCGCCGAAAGAGACGGCCAGGATACGGAGCATCCTCTCTGAAGCGCTCCAACTTTACCGAAGTGTGGGCAACGCAGACTCAGAAGAGAAGTGCCTGAGAGCACTCAAATCACTCGAGGAAGAATCGAGAATACCTGCCAACGAAAGCGACGACGAAGGCACGTCGACACAATCCACCGAATTCTCCGACATCGACGAAGAGGAAATCTCGGAATGTAGCGACAGTGACCCAGAGATTGACGCCCTCGTACCTAAACGAAGATGTAAAAGTATCGACACTAAAGTAAATTACAAGGGTGAGACTCCGCTGCACCTGGCTGCGATTGAAGGTAACTTGAAAAGAGTCAGACAACTGCTCAAACTGAATCACTCCGTAAACGTCAGAGACAACTGCGGATGGACCCCCCTCCACGAAGCAGCCAATCACGGCCACCTAGAAGTGTGCAAGTGCCTCGTCGAGGTCGGGAGAGCCAACGTCAACGATCCAGGCGGAGAAGCGTGCGATGGCGTCACTCCTCTTCACGATGCCATCTATACGGAGAACTTAGACGTTGCGCTGTATCTGTTGGAAAATGGTGCTTGTGTGAATGCTCGGACTACTGCTGACAAAAAGACTCCATTAGACTTGTTGCAACGTGTAAAGAAGAAACATGGTGAAAACCTGAGTGCAGAAGATAAGAATCTGATTAGAGATGTTGAGCGTGTGCTTCTCGAGAAAACATCACAAGTGGGGTCGTCTCTCTCAGCGACGTCTAGCATCAGGAGTGAAGAGGAGCCCGACGCCGATATATCGGAATTCGTATCCTCCGAGCCCGACAGTAATGATGCACGTGACGTGTCGCGTTCTGAAAGGATCAAAGTGCCAGAAGCTTTTGTTGAAGAAGGTGAAGAAGACTGGTGCATAGATGACCTTCCCAAACCAAAGTCTAAACCAAAACACCTTCGTCAGACTAAGTTAAATATTTCACGGAAAAGAAGTAACTCCTCGAACTGCACATCCAGAAGCAAAGTGAGAAAAACGGCAGCGAGAAATTACGAAATGGAAcaagaaacatttcaagtagaTTCCGACGACGCTCCGGCAGAGGAAGTCGACGTTGCGATGCAGGAGGTACCACATCCGCCGAAAGCAATGCAGATAAGACCTTCCCTGCGTGTCCGCATCTGCGACAAGCTGCTTCTCGTACCAGCTCCTGCAGAGAAGTCCGTCGGATGGTTAGCCGAAGAAGCATCCGAACGTTACTACCAGTTGGTCGGTATCCGCCCAAAGTTGAACATCACGCTGTCCGACGGAGCCGTTGTGAGTGCTTCCGACGCCCTGCAGTGCCTCCTGGATTGCGGATCGCTGAACATCATTGGTGAAGTGGTTTCGTGGAACATGCCGCCGCTCGTTGAACGTTACACGAGTGCATGTGAAAAGGCTGGAACGTCAGCACTAGAAAATTTGATTCCCGTACTTGAAGAATGTGAAAGCAGGGGAGCGTTTAATTTACACTTTGCGTACATTCCGCACGTTGAACAAATCTTCTCTGTCCTCCGTCACCAGCAGAACCTCCACACACTCGACATTCGCGGAACTCGACTGAACGCTGCGTCGGTCGCAACTTTGGCATCCTGCTTAACGACACTCCAGTCTCTGTATTCCTTAGGTCTCCGTTGTACCGGACTAACGTCCGAGCTTCTACGTGTCGTGGCAGATTCTTCGAGCGAAAAGATTGGAGCGCTCAAACTGGATCTCAGCTTCAATTACATCGGCCACGACGGAGGAACGACACTCGGAATGTTCCTCGCACGTTTTCCGAAGCTCAAAACGTTGGAGCTGTCAGACTGCAGCATCTCGGACTTTGGGACATCGCTTCGCTCACTGTCTACGCTAGAGAAATTAGACGTTTCGAACAACCCACTTTCAGAGGGTACAGCTGTGGTGTTGAGCTTGGTCATAAAGAACAGTGCTCTGAAAAGCTTAAACATCGCAAACTGTTTTTCGTGCCTCCGGACCACGCCGTTGAGCACGTTGTTCGCGGATTCATCGTGCGGAGTCCGCGAGATTAACCTGAGCTGCTGCAACCTCGAAGCGGATGATGTCAGAGCGTTGACAACGTATCTTCCACGTGGAAGTCTCATGAAGTTGGACGTCACTGGAAATCCTTCCTTGTCGCGGAGCAGCTTGGACGTGCTTTGCGCAGAACTAGCTGGCGTCAAGATTATTGCCGATGCCGTTCGTTGA